A window from Granulicella tundricola MP5ACTX9 encodes these proteins:
- a CDS encoding DUF4149 domain-containing protein: protein MQIHIFVGALSFCIFSLGLFLGAGVRPLLMPAMKSDPALIGPIVTGMFSRYNVLALALSGVSLILELMSSSSRTERFILIGLTLLLALKVAFDSVIKRREGAAQIRGRGEEGMQLDLLHQIVEKATLVIIVLSLGSFILSLLQVGEP, encoded by the coding sequence ATGCAAATTCATATCTTTGTCGGAGCACTATCGTTTTGTATCTTCAGTCTTGGTCTTTTCCTTGGGGCCGGTGTGCGACCACTACTGATGCCCGCCATGAAGAGCGATCCGGCTCTTATAGGACCGATTGTTACCGGGATGTTCAGTCGATACAACGTTCTTGCTCTGGCGCTTTCGGGTGTGAGTCTCATTCTAGAACTGATGTCTTCTTCTTCGCGAACAGAGCGCTTCATCCTGATTGGACTAACGCTTCTTCTTGCACTGAAGGTTGCATTCGATAGTGTAATAAAGCGAAGAGAAGGGGCAGCCCAAATCCGGGGCAGAGGCGAAGAAGGTATGCAGCTCGATCTGCTCCATCAAATAGTGGAAAAGGCAACACTCGTGATCATCGTGCTTTCTCTGGGATCGTTTATTTTGAGCCTTCTCCAGGTTGGCGAACCATAA
- a CDS encoding DUF4267 domain-containing protein, whose protein sequence is MHNAIPLALAILVSVGIIVIGCLYVGSPERILGGFGLKPPAADSDTRAWLRLKGIRDIASGVAVLTLMLTTDSRTVGIILLVLAIIPFGDMSNVLSSGGRKGTAFSVHGLTCAVMLFAGLLLIHAL, encoded by the coding sequence ATGCACAACGCTATTCCACTCGCCCTTGCCATTCTCGTCTCTGTCGGAATCATTGTGATCGGTTGTTTGTACGTTGGATCCCCAGAGCGCATCCTGGGAGGGTTTGGGCTCAAACCGCCTGCAGCGGACTCGGATACTCGCGCCTGGCTTCGTCTCAAGGGTATTCGTGATATTGCATCCGGGGTGGCCGTGCTCACCCTGATGTTGACCACCGACAGCCGGACCGTGGGCATAATCCTCCTTGTCCTTGCCATCATCCCTTTCGGTGACATGTCGAACGTGCTGAGCTCGGGCGGCCGGAAGGGGACGGCGTTCTCAGTTCACGGCCTGACTTGCGCCGTCATGCTCTTCGCCGGTCTTCTGCTGATCCACGCACTCTGA
- a CDS encoding TetR/AcrR family transcriptional regulator, with translation MEAKRAPNRIAERKLRDKQARRAQIISAARRIAELEGWPNVTVRRLSDEISYSQPVLYAHFGSREGVVSAVATEGFQELGLAMEKARKRAKRGSTVEAAAIAYLEFAASMPALYEAMFTLSLSVPFGDAATPSELRFAFSQFIELFQRRSSKPEIVSELFWGSLHGIAELTRTKRFPPGRQKERVKALVGLFNFPGEETADM, from the coding sequence ATGGAAGCGAAGCGGGCACCAAATCGGATTGCGGAACGTAAATTACGGGACAAGCAGGCTCGTAGGGCACAGATCATCAGCGCCGCACGGCGGATTGCTGAGCTTGAGGGGTGGCCGAATGTCACCGTTCGACGGCTGTCAGATGAAATCTCCTACAGCCAACCCGTTCTCTACGCTCATTTTGGAAGCCGCGAAGGAGTGGTTTCCGCCGTTGCGACAGAGGGGTTCCAAGAGCTTGGTCTGGCAATGGAGAAGGCACGAAAGCGGGCCAAGCGGGGAAGTACAGTTGAGGCGGCAGCGATCGCGTATCTGGAGTTTGCCGCTTCGATGCCAGCCCTCTACGAAGCGATGTTTACGCTTAGTCTGAGTGTCCCGTTCGGTGACGCGGCGACGCCTTCGGAGCTGCGATTCGCCTTTTCACAATTCATTGAGTTGTTCCAGAGGCGGAGCTCGAAACCGGAGATCGTCTCTGAGCTGTTTTGGGGGAGCCTCCATGGGATCGCGGAGCTGACGAGAACAAAGCGGTTTCCTCCCGGCCGCCAGAAAGAACGCGTGAAAGCGCTTGTGGGTTTGTTTAATTTTCCAGGAGAAGAGACGGCAGACATGTGA
- a CDS encoding transposase family protein produces the protein MVRGTLLPSTSEVELVCLRPRTGLIEVELRTSRPLSCCPVCGTASRRVHSRYLRRLGDLPWEGILVSILLQTRKFFCVVETCRRRIFYRTAFRHRAPL, from the coding sequence ATGGTTCGAGGGACGTTGCTACCGAGCACTTCTGAAGTTGAATTGGTTTGTTTGCGGCCCAGGACTGGGTTGATTGAGGTTGAGCTTCGAACCTCTCGCCCTCTCTCTTGCTGCCCTGTCTGCGGTACGGCTTCGCGGCGGGTTCACAGCCGGTATCTACGCAGGCTGGGCGATCTGCCGTGGGAAGGTATTCTGGTCTCGATCCTGCTTCAGACCCGCAAGTTCTTCTGTGTTGTCGAGACTTGCCGCCGGCGGATTTTTTACCGAACCGCTTTCCGGCACCGTGCTCCGCTATAG